Proteins from one Gorilla gorilla gorilla isolate KB3781 chromosome 11, NHGRI_mGorGor1-v2.1_pri, whole genome shotgun sequence genomic window:
- the PHOSPHO2 gene encoding pyridoxal phosphate phosphatase PHOSPHO2 produces MKILLVFDFDNTIIDDNSDTWIVQCAPNKKLPIELRDSYRKGFWTEFMGRVFKYLGDKGVREHEMKRAVTSLPFTPGMVELFNFIRKNKDKFDCIIISDSNSVFIDWVLEAASFHDIFDKVFTNPAAFNSNGHLTVENYHTHSCNRCPKNLCKKVVLIEFVDKQLQQGVNYTQIVYIGDGGNDVCPVTFLKNDDVAMPRKGYTLQKTLSRMSQNLEPMEYSVVVWSSGVDIISHLQFLIKD; encoded by the coding sequence ATGAAAATTTTGCTAGTTTTTGACTTTGACAATACAATCATAGATGACAATAGTGACACTTGGATTGTACAATGTGCTCCCAACAAAAAGCTTCCTATTGAGCTACGTGATTCTTATCGAAAAGGATTTTGGACAGAATTTATGGGCAGAGTCTTTAAGTATTTGGGAGATAAAGGTGTAAGAGAACATGAAATGAAAAGAGCAGTGACATCATTGCCTTTCACTCCAGGGATGGTGGAACTCTTCAACTTTATAAGAAAGAATAAGGATAAATTTGACTGCATTATTATTTCAGATTCAAATTCGGTCTTCATAGATTGGGTTTTAGAAGCTGCCAGTTTTCATGACATATTTGATAAAGTGTTTACAAATCCAGCAGCTTTTAATAGCAATGGTCATCTCACTGTTGAAAATTATCATACTCATTCTTGCAATAGATGCCCAAAGAATCTTTGCAAAAAGGTAGTTTTGATAGAATTTGTAGATAAACAGTTACAACAGGGAGTGAATTATACACAAATTGTTTATATTGGTGATGGTGGAAATGATGTCTGTCCAGTCACCTTTTTAAAGAATGATGATGTTGCCATGCCACGGAAAGGATATACCTTACAGAAAACTCTTTCCAGAATGTCTCAAAATCTTGAGCCTATGGAATATTCTGTTGTAGTTTGGTCCTCAGGTGTTGATATAATTTCTCATTTACAATTTCTAATAAAGGATTAA